TCCAGAGGGGCCAATGGCGTGATCATGATAACAACGAAAAAAGGACGCTCGGGCAAACCTGTTATTGAATTAAATAATTCCTTTGCCTCACAGAAAATAGGAAAGCGCCTTTCGCTATTAAATGCTTCGGAATTTGCCGCCTATATTAACGATACCTATACGAATGCTGGGAACAATAATCTACCATTTAAAGATCCGGGATCCCTGGGTGAAGGAACCGATTGGCAGGACCTTATTTTTAGAAATGGAAATCAGTTGAATAATCAAGTCTCCGTGTCGGGAGGCAGTGACAATATAAGGTATTATACTTCCGTCAGTCATTTTGGACAAAAGGGAACTGTGATCAATTCCGATTTTAGAAGACTCTCTGGGACTTCAAATTTAGAAATGAAGGTTTCTGATCGCATCAAAATCGGAACCAGACTGCTGTTTAATCGCAATAAATTAAACGGTGTAAGGACACAGGAAGGAAGTAGCGGAACGACAGGTGCAGGGGTGATCTCCGCAGCCTTGCGTTTTGAACCTACACAGGGAGTTTACAATGAGGAAGGAAAATACACCTTGAAGCAGTTCGGTGACCCACACGATAATCCGGTGGCTGCTGCGATGGAAAGGAAAAACGAGGTGATTACAGATCTGTTTCAGGGGAATGGATTTGTGGAGTTGGGGATTCTGAAAAATTTGATCTTTCGTAGCACCTTTGGTGTACAGGTCAGTAATCAACGTACAGGTAATTATGTCTCAAAAGAACTTGTCGAAGGAAGAAATTTCGGTGGAGTTGGATCGATCGCGGCACATAAAAATACCAATTTGATCAATGAAAACTTCCTGACATATACACAAACCTTTCACGAAAACCATAATCTGAATGCGATGGCTGGTTATTCCTATCAGAGTTCTAGAAATGAAACCTGGCAGGCGAATAATCGAAATTTCATTTCAGACAGCTTTAGCTATTGGAATCTAGGTGCTGGTTCCAATTATCAAAATGCATCTTCGAATCTTGAAGATTGGGTAATGTCTTCCTTTTATGGTAGGTTGAATTATAATTATAAGAATCGCTATTTCGTTACCGCGACAGGAAGGTACGATGGCTCTTCCAAATTTGGAGATAATAATAAATGGGCTTTCTTTCCTTCGGGAGCACTCGCCTGGAATGTGAGCCAGGAGCCGTTTATGAAATCGATCGATTGGCTGAGCAATTTAAAATTGCGAACAAGTTATGGTGAAACCGGAAACTCGGAAATTGGTTCCTACCAATCTTTGGCTAGATTCTCACCTACCTTGACAACAATGGGTGGAAGTCCAGTTAATGCAGTGCGTCCCACGAATGTTGCCAACCCGAATCTGACTTGGGAAACGACCAAACAGACAGACGCCGGATTGGATATCGGCATTCTAAAGAGCCGAATCAACCTATCAGTAGACTATTATTACAAAAAAACGATCAATCTCTTGTATCAGGTGCCACTGCCGCTCTATTCGGGTTTTACTACAGCGCTTCAGAATGTAGGAAGTGTACAAAACAAAGGTTGGGAATTTGGTTTGCAGACAACCAATCTCAATGGCGCCTTTGGATGGAAAACAGATTTTAACATCAGTTTCAATCGCAACAAGATTTTGCAGCTTCCTGGAGGCGAGATTCGATATAATACAATCCCTGGTCACATGCTTTCAACGGATTCGCAGCTGCTCCGTGAAGGAGAGGTACTCGGCGCATTTTTTGGATGGGTGACAGATGGAATTTATCAGCAGGGCGATGATTTTAGCGCACAACCAAATAAGAAACCTGGAGATATTCGCTATAAGGATTTATTTGGGCGTGATAAAAATAATCAATTGATCGCCGGTGCAAATGGTGTTGTCAATGCTGACGACCGTACGATTATAGGCAATCCAAATCCTGATTTCACCTTCGGTTTTAACAATGATTTTAAGTATAAGAATTTTGATCTGAATATTTTTATGCAAGGAAGTTATGGCAATGATATGTTGAACATCACACGAATGGAACTGGACTGGATGGCCGGAAAAGGAAATGCTACAAAGGATGCACTACGGCGCTGGACACCCGAAAATACCAATACTGACGTACCAAGGGCAAGCTCAACCAACAATCCCGAAGTTTCCTCGCGCTGGGTGGAAGATGGCTCTTACCTCCGATTAAAGAATCTTGCTCTTGGCTATAACTTTTCAGAAAAGTCACTCGAAAAAATTCATCTAAAATATTTAAGAATATATGTCAGTGCACAAAATATATGGACATGGACCAATTACACGGGTTTTGATCCTGAGGTAAGCTATCAGGACTCTAACCGAAATGTCGGATTAGATTACATGGGCTACCCCAATATTAAATCGTATACACTTGGCCTAAATCTGAGATTTTAATAGCACGGATAATATTTTAAGGTATTAATGATGAGTGAATTAAAGATAAAATAATATATAATTAGAGTGTATCATTTCAGTTAACAAATCGAAATACACACTTGTTAATAATTCATACGAATGAAAAAGATAACCATATATCGTATTATACTTACAACGCTGTGTTTTACCAGCTTGTTTTCCTGTACCAAACTGAACGAGGAACCGGTAAGTATTTTGGATCCTAAGCAATATTTTAAGACAGAAGCGGATGCAGAAGCTTCAGTGATGGGAATTTATGGGCTGCTGGCCAATGCAGATTTTTATGGACGGCGATTGACCATGGTACTGCAACTATTGGGTGATGACATCGATATAGCGGATATTGGTACGCAGTCTAGTCGGATCCAGTTGAACAGTTTTACACATGATGCGAGCAATCAGGATCTGCTTGCGGTATGGAAAACCGCTTATTTGGGTATTGGCGCGGCAAATGCCGCCATAGATGGTATTCCGGCCGTCACAATGAATGCGGCTAAAAAATCCGCACTTATTGCCGAAGCGAGGCTACTTCGGGCTTTATATTACTATCACTTGGTTCAGCTATTTGGAGATATCCCCTATATGGGTGAATTCGTCAGTGATCCAAGCAAAGTAATTGCAATCAGCAAAACTCCGGCAGCAAAGGTTTATGACAATATTATCGCAGACTGCGAATACGCAATAGCGAATCTGCCGGATACCTATGCCAATAACAACAAAGCGAGACCATCCAAAGGAGCCGCTCAGACGTTGTTGGCTTCGGTCTATATGGTCTTAAAAAAATGGGATGATGCCGCCAGGATGGCTGAGACTGTGATCAATGATGCAAACAAATACCAGTATGCATTGGTTAAAGATTATAATAGCCTATGGGATGCTGATCTTGGTTTTCAGACTGAACATGTCTGGGTGGTTGATTTTCTGGGCGGAATTACCGGAGAAAATGCATCCAACCAGGATTATACGGCGCCGATGACCGGTGTACGGGATGCCGATATGTTGGGATGGAGCGTTATTGTACCATCAAATGGTGTGTATGGTAGCTTTTCTGATCAAGATTACAGAAAGAAAATCAGTTTTCTGACCGAAACACCGATAAAAGGAGTGATGACACCTTATCAGAAATGGAAATGGCCTCGTATACATACCGCAAAATGGTGTTTGCATCCGGGTACGAATGCTGGAGCGGATGGTTCGGATTCTGATATCAAACATGTTATCTTTCGCTATGCTGAAGTTCTTTTAATGGCAGCTGAGGCATTAAATGAAAGTAAAGGCGGACCAACAGAGAAGGCTTATAGCTATATAAATGCCGTTCGGGCTAGAGCAAGGTATACGCCACAGGGCGTACAGAATTATCCTGCCGACCTGGCAACGGGTATGTCGCAGACAGACTTTCGAAAAGCTGTGCAGGAAGAACGTCGTGTTGAATTAGCTTTTGAATGGAAAAGATGGTATGATATCAAACGTTGGGGACAAGTAGTGGATGCATTTACTAGGCAGGGAGCCTATGAAAGCCAGCCAAAAGTAAAAGATTTTCATGCACTGATGCCTATTCCTCAAGATGAAATCGCACGTAATACAAATTTACTGCCTCAAAATCCAGGGTATTAGAACAGCAATATCGGACTTCTTTGGAGCTAAATGAAAGAAAATATCAACTTGTAAATAGGTTGATATTTTCTTTTTAAGAATAGATAATACTTTTTTATACCATCGTCAAGAATGAAACAGCGATTGAAAATTTAATTTTCTTCAAAATCCATCTAATTCTGCTGGAAATCAAGAAAAAAGACATTTTTTCCACCTATTCGAACGAAAAATCTCCCTCTAGACACCGACTATTTTTGATATTTGGTTTCATTTATTGAGTTCACAATAACCACATAAACCAAGAGAACTATGATAACAC
The window above is part of the Sphingobacterium sp. ML3W genome. Proteins encoded here:
- a CDS encoding RagB/SusD family nutrient uptake outer membrane protein, with product MKKITIYRIILTTLCFTSLFSCTKLNEEPVSILDPKQYFKTEADAEASVMGIYGLLANADFYGRRLTMVLQLLGDDIDIADIGTQSSRIQLNSFTHDASNQDLLAVWKTAYLGIGAANAAIDGIPAVTMNAAKKSALIAEARLLRALYYYHLVQLFGDIPYMGEFVSDPSKVIAISKTPAAKVYDNIIADCEYAIANLPDTYANNNKARPSKGAAQTLLASVYMVLKKWDDAARMAETVINDANKYQYALVKDYNSLWDADLGFQTEHVWVVDFLGGITGENASNQDYTAPMTGVRDADMLGWSVIVPSNGVYGSFSDQDYRKKISFLTETPIKGVMTPYQKWKWPRIHTAKWCLHPGTNAGADGSDSDIKHVIFRYAEVLLMAAEALNESKGGPTEKAYSYINAVRARARYTPQGVQNYPADLATGMSQTDFRKAVQEERRVELAFEWKRWYDIKRWGQVVDAFTRQGAYESQPKVKDFHALMPIPQDEIARNTNLLPQNPGY
- a CDS encoding TonB-dependent receptor, which produces MKSKLFRRGPCALIPYASMAIFLSPGLSLGITKGEDRGIYHQINQEETEIRGKVLNKENSALQGVSISVKGVAGRSTQTNDKGEFILKAPSHATLIFSSIGYAGQEIKLTTNQKTIEIVLQSNESLMDEVVVVGYGTQRKSDLTGSVSSINANQISAFPLAGTAQALQGRAPGVSVTSTNGEPGKAPRVRIRGGSSINASSDPLYVVDGFPGSSAPAPEDVESIEVLKDASATAIYGSRGANGVIMITTKKGRSGKPVIELNNSFASQKIGKRLSLLNASEFAAYINDTYTNAGNNNLPFKDPGSLGEGTDWQDLIFRNGNQLNNQVSVSGGSDNIRYYTSVSHFGQKGTVINSDFRRLSGTSNLEMKVSDRIKIGTRLLFNRNKLNGVRTQEGSSGTTGAGVISAALRFEPTQGVYNEEGKYTLKQFGDPHDNPVAAAMERKNEVITDLFQGNGFVELGILKNLIFRSTFGVQVSNQRTGNYVSKELVEGRNFGGVGSIAAHKNTNLINENFLTYTQTFHENHNLNAMAGYSYQSSRNETWQANNRNFISDSFSYWNLGAGSNYQNASSNLEDWVMSSFYGRLNYNYKNRYFVTATGRYDGSSKFGDNNKWAFFPSGALAWNVSQEPFMKSIDWLSNLKLRTSYGETGNSEIGSYQSLARFSPTLTTMGGSPVNAVRPTNVANPNLTWETTKQTDAGLDIGILKSRINLSVDYYYKKTINLLYQVPLPLYSGFTTALQNVGSVQNKGWEFGLQTTNLNGAFGWKTDFNISFNRNKILQLPGGEIRYNTIPGHMLSTDSQLLREGEVLGAFFGWVTDGIYQQGDDFSAQPNKKPGDIRYKDLFGRDKNNQLIAGANGVVNADDRTIIGNPNPDFTFGFNNDFKYKNFDLNIFMQGSYGNDMLNITRMELDWMAGKGNATKDALRRWTPENTNTDVPRASSTNNPEVSSRWVEDGSYLRLKNLALGYNFSEKSLEKIHLKYLRIYVSAQNIWTWTNYTGFDPEVSYQDSNRNVGLDYMGYPNIKSYTLGLNLRF